Genomic segment of Odontesthes bonariensis isolate fOdoBon6 chromosome 10, fOdoBon6.hap1, whole genome shotgun sequence:
CAACGCTGCTAACGTGACACTCTTTTTTACTCTATGACAGCTCCCAGCTCGTTACTGGCAGGAGTCACCGCAAGAGTCAAAAGCTGAAAACAAAAATGGAAAAGAAGGAGAACCGACTGAGCAGGCTGTGCAGCAGGAGGAgcaaaaagcacagaaaattAAGAAAAGGAAGCAAAGAGATGGTCAAGTAGATGGGAAAAAATTCATATCAGGGGTAAGAGAATGACAGTAACCATATGTTAGACAGATCAGTATCACTGATAAGAATACCGGCATCAGTTAACCTGTATCCCATCAGACTGATGGAGAAAAGTGTATGTTCTGACTTTAAAAGCTTTTTATATCCTTGATACCGACAAGCTGGCCCAAATGTCACCAGAACTTACCACCAAACAATATCAGTTGACAATACatttaattagattagatttaaAATTCCATATTTTATGTATTGTCCTTGTTAATCTTCATTCTTTTTTTAGAAATCTGACCCTTTCCCTGGGCCTGCTCCCATTCCAGAAGACAGGTTACAGAAATTCAAAAGGAAAGACAAAATTCAAAAGGTAAAAATCTTTGTGCATGCTGTCTCCGCAAGATGGAATTGGGTTTTGTCCTGTGGCCAACATCTCACACAGATTCCGACTTCTTCTTCCAGCCAAGTCGCCATTATTACAAGCTGAAAGACATGATAGCTCGATCAGAGGAAGCTTCAGAAATGGCCCAGAAACAAGCTGCTCGCTTTGACCTCCTACTCCCAGAGGACGCAGGGTAATTTCCCAGGAAAGATGCAGGCCTGTGCTTCATGTCACAGTACATGCTGTAACGGCAATTAGGTGTTTAAAGCATGCCACTTAAATTCATGTCTCCCTCTAATTCTAGATTTTtagaaggagatgaagatgagGACACATGTATTATCTCACAGGAGGATATTTCAGATGCTGTGGACATATCATCTGGAGCAAAGGTGAGGGGGGAtctctgtcattttttttacttgatttTAACAATCGAATCATATCTTTTATAGCGATTTACATTGTAGCaactttgtgtttgcttttacATAAACCTACCCTGCCAAAAAGATGGTCACCAGGTCAGGGCTTCTGATGTCATTCAACTTTTTTGActtctgttgatgttttctctctcttcctcaACAGTACTTTAATTTCAAACTGTCACAATTTGGGCCTTATCGAGTGGATTACAGCAAGACTGGACGGTCAGTATCGCACTCGCTTTGCTCTCACAGCGTTTCTGTTGTGATTGATTTTATGTGATTCATCTTCGCATTCAAAATCAATACAaaatccctcttttttttttttctttcctagtCACCCATTAGTGACAGTATCTGTTTGTCAGCAAGCTCCTGTTAGATGCGTAGGGTTGTCGCTCCaagaaaagcataaaaaaacTCCCAGTACACTAATTATCCATTCATGTGACTGTTTCCTCTTATGCTGACTGATTAGATCTCCCTTTTGGCTTCTGTAGGCAGTTTAACCTAaaacttttctctctttttttttcttttaaatgtattgCAGCTTATTattatgtacattttttttttccagtcacCTGCTGCTCGGTGGGAGGAGAGGCCATGTGGCTTGTATAGACTGGCAGTCCAAACAGCTCAtgtgtgagataaatgtgatgGAATCCATCAATGATGTAAAGTAAGTTATAACCGTTCACACTGTGCAGCACTATACAGAGACAGGTTTAATTGGAACATCTTCTCCAGACTAAACATGTTTCTGTCTTGATATAGGTGGCTCCATAGTGAGAGTATGTATGCTGTGGCCCAGAAGAAGTGGCTGTATATCTATGACTCCAACGGAATAGAGCTTCATTGTATTCGCAAATTCAATGACGTCCTTCGAATGCAGTTCCTGCCCTACCACTTTTTGCTAGCTACAGCGGTAGGTTGAATTTGCATCTAACTTGGATCTCATATGTCAAGCTGACATTGTCACTGTTTTTGGTGACAAACCCTTATTTGACTTTTCTTGTACCCGTGTCACATGCCTGATCACAAGTTGACTTCAGTAACCTGAAAAGTATTGAAAAACATGCTTATCCagggtggcatagtgggttaagcaggcaccccatatacagaggctacagtcctctcTTCAGCTGgcccccggttcgagtcccgcatcgggcggccctttgctgcatgtcattccccctgcttcctgtctctcttcaactgtcctgtccattaaaagcataaaagcccccccccccccaaaaaaaaattgtaaaaaaaagaagaaatgaaaaaaatgcttGTCCAAATCTGagatgtttctttaaaaaaataatttaaaaaaatttgtatttatatatatatattcacaaagtaaaaacaataaccgTTAAAGCTTGCAAAACGATAGAGTTCACCCTTTTAAAAGTTTGCCAACATGAATTGGGTCTTTCGACCCCTCTTGATTTTGTCTACAGAGCGCCACAGGCTTCCTGCAGTACCTGGATGTGGCGGTGGGAAAGGAAATAGCAGCCATCTGTACCAAGACTGGTCGACTCGACGTGATGTGCCAGAACCCTTATAATGCCATCATCCACCTTGGCCACCCCAATGGCACAGTCACTCTCTGGTCACCTAATCAGAAGGAAGCCCTCGTCAAGATGCTCTGTCACCAAGGCGGCGTCCGCTCAGTCTCCGTGGACAAGACGGGCACGTGAGTCACATAAAAGATGTGCATAGCTTATATTAGACCGCAAGGatgctgtcattttttttttaaagcagggaTGCTTTTTGTTATAATGGGAGTCCACAGCAGCAGTAAGAATACCAAAGTTTAGAAATGATCAGTAGCTTTCCATTCAAGTTAGACAATCAACACAGTTTGCATGCAGTTTCTTCCACGTCGAACAGAGGGCAGCATGTCATCATGgtcctttatttttatttatatttttttttttggcagataCATGGTAACATCTGGCATGGATAAAAAGCTGAAAGTCTATGACATTAGAGCCTTCAAGCCCCTCAAGTCTTACTTCCTTCCTGCTGGAGCTTCATGTTTGTCACTGAGCCAGAGGGGACTGTTGTCTGCAGCCACGGGGGATATTGTCCAGGTCagtctcacatacacacacacacacacacacacacacacacacacactgcagatcGAATGATGTGTGATGGAAAATCTATCCGGCAAGAGGGAAGTGAATGCATTTTTACAAGGGCAGTCATTTGCTATGTGTGAGTGCAGCTGGATATTTAACATGAGCAGGAAAAGAAATGCATGCACACAGCTGGGATTTTCTGCTGTTAGAGGTCTGTGGTTTGATAGTGTCCTTTTAAAAACACTGTCGTCTTGTGCTTACTTGAACAATGGGAATAGCTCAGAGACAAACTTTTAAATAACACGGGATTGGTATACTAGCAGCTGTGGATTTCAGATCAATTTCACTCCGTCATAAGCTAGATAAGGAAGTTAAAACTAACTGCAATTGCTGAATCATGCCTGAGAAACTCAGTGCTGCAGCGTCTTGCAACAGTTGACTAAATGATCCATAATAGCTGATCAAATTACAGCTCATCCTGTTTATGGTATGAATAAGAGATGGCAAAGATCACAAATCATAGAATTCCAACTACGACTCTGAGGGCTTTGTCAACTTTTGAGGtgttatattttaaaatgattagTTACTTAAGCGAGCACTGTACATGTTGGGAACACTAAACAAAATGTATGAAAGTCCATTTTTGTGCAAACCGCTTCCCTGCAGGTGTACAGAGATGTGTGGAGTACCGCCGTCACTAAACCCTACATGGCTCACAGGGTTCGGGGAACAGTGTGGGACCTGCGCTTCTGTCCTTTCGAGGATGTCCTCGGAGTTGGCCACGGAGAGGGTTTCACCAGCATGCTCGTGCCAGGTCAGACatatcaatcaatctttatttatatagcgcatttcataccacaggcaactcaatgcgCATATGCTGGCATCAGAGTTCGCGTTAACCGACAATTGTCCGTCATTGACGGATTTTTTTTCAGCTATGACGGAAAAATTTGAAGGCCGTCCGTCATTTTGACGGATTTGACCATTACCATtaccaataataaaaaaataacaataaaacacacaattgaaatCATAGGCAAGTTATGACATTTTTCTTACTCTACATAAGTTTCACTGCCGTCACCAACTTTCAATCTGAGCCGCAGCTTTGGTGTTCAGTGGGCCGATACATTGTAGCCAGCTGCGCGAAGGTGTTCTGATAGCTGCCCGTCTGTAACTTTGACAGATGATGAATCATAAAAGTAGCCTACCCGGTAACCTCACACCCGACCTGGTGGTGGCGAGCTCGTGCATATTAATTAGCAATTTATTAGCGATTGATTAGCTGTCATCACGTTCAGAGGCTCTTGCCGGCTTCTTATCGTTTCATTGGGAGACATGTTTCCCGACTTCAGAGCTTTGGCTGAAGTGGCGCTGGTCATTCCAGTCTCCAGCGTCGCAGCTGAGCGTGGGTTCAGCCttcagaataaaattaaaacctcAATGAGAAGTCGTCTGTCGGAGGCAAGGACGCAAAATTTAATGACAATCGCCTCGGCAGCAGTCTCAATTGATGCGTTCGATTACACACAAGCGAGCTCCCTATTCAAATCAATGCGGGCCAGAAGGAAGGTTTGAGCTACAACAGGTCAATTGCAGATTACCACTGCAACCATTCTAAGTGGACTGTTCATATTTCACTTCAATTGTTCTAAGTGGACTGTTCGTATTTTCACTACAATTTTCTTCGTTCATCTACGTTATAAAATAACATGTTCATATGCCCAACAGCCGCAATGTTTTTAGCAGCGAAAAAACGAGTTCACAAGTGACCGAACGTCAATCTCTGaagaaatgcataaataaaaaaaatattagataATACACACTTGTTCtgtgaattattttttaaatgaaaataagtcaataaaacaCGAGTTATTATAAGCATTGGGATATAGCCTGTATATTAGCCTACCATTTAAAAGCCTGTATAttaccatttaaaataaaatgacggATAATAATGGACAATGACGGAATTTTTACGACCCTGTCCGTCAAAATGACGGACAGTGAAAAAGTCTAGCACAACCACTGGCTGGCATAGTCATAACTTTTTTCAAATCAGCCACAACAGCAGTTTTACTGCAGCTCCCACAGGGCTCTAGACTAACTTTTTgcactggttgcactggtgcgcctaacttttatgctggtgcacctaagaaaaaaagttaggcgCACCAGTGCAAAAAGTTAGTCTAGAGCCCTGTGGGAGctgcacccaaattttcaactgcattgcatttaacaccgtagttttacaggttcactttttttatttattttttttaaatcgctgTCCATATAGGCAATATTGACTTGTTATATgattaactagcaatctggtcaaaataaagttctttatcaTGGCTCTAGACTAACTTTTTGCACTGGTTGCACCGGTGCgcccaactttttttcttaggtgcaccagcacaaaagttaggtgcacccaaattttcaaacgcattgcatttaacactgcagttttacaggttcactttatttatttatttattttaaaatcgtTGTCCATATATGTCGTGtgtgttggtgcttaaagtgcttcactgacctgaaatttaaacttaaaacatctcaagataaatgaaataaaaagaaaatctaaattaaaattgcaagtgttttaagggcttcagactgaacatctcatggctcaatgtcttatggactatcctccattgcagtcacatgcccctcgggtggccaactcctgtagttgggttTTTTGTATATATACAAATCAGTATATTCACCGCTGttcctctcctcaagatacgGCTGTACACAATGACGCATTCCTTTGTGGCGATATCTGTGTCTCCGTTGATCAGGAATGCCATGTACTCACTGTACATCATTGCTTTATGTCGGGTTTACgttcaagccatttttcttctgaagaattATTTCGGACTTTAACTTAGTGAAGGGAAGTTCTTCTTTTGCAATATGGTAGGCAACGTTAAACTTGATTATCATCTCGGGCTCGTCCGATGatgtgtttgctgctgcctgctgctgaaaggcagcggggagaggggacactgagcaggtaatgtgtttcatagatacgttgtgctttttcagcgtttcagttcgaaatgtattagaaccagtcacaaatgcaGTATTttgccacactttacagtaaatgcagtgcattatattatcgGCTTTACAGTGTCTTTGTGGAAATGAATGATTTTAAATTGAGACTGGAGACAAGTTGAGTGCATATCCGTTGTAATCGGGAGAAAATTGATAACTTGGATATCAGACTTGGAGATATCAAGTTTGGTTCTGCAATGGACGATCATTGAAAGttttgatacattttttttttttctccagtctGTGTTTAGATAAAAAACTTGTGGCACACTTGTCTGCACACCAAAACtgctatcaaaaatatataaattactgtctaagatggatgacacaatttctttaccatcctcaaaatgggaggcagatctatccctcagttctaattctaaccataacttctggccacaaatatgtttgaacaccttcagaatgactcggaatcctaatttgcagctcatacaatacaaaatccttcacagaacacattatacAGGACAAAGGATGTTCAGGATGGGTCTAACACACTCAAACATCTGCACACATTGCACATATAACACACCTGATAATTATGCACACACTTTATGGTTTTGTGCGCCTGTCCAGAAGTTTTGGCTTGAGGTCTGTGAGGACCTATCAACATGGCTTAAGTGTAGTATTCCTGCATGccccacactgtgcatactgggtGACTTGGACAACATCAACATGGAAATTAACTCCGTACACATGGTCTTCACAGTGCTAtgtatcgcaaagaaaactattctcatGAACTGGAAAGCAAAGAGGAATCTGTGTATTAACCAGTTTAGAAATGTTCTTGTAGATTATATTAGCATGGAAAGAATGTCTGCCTCCTCAAAAGATCAACTGGCTGAATTTCATTCTCTCTGGTCCCCGCTGATTAGCTTTATCACATAGTGGGGGTGGTGTGTTGCTGTCCCGCCGCTCTGGGCGGTCGGTTGTGTGCTGGGGGGGGCTGTGTGGCTTCGGGTTTCTGGTGGTCTCTCGGGTTGCGGGGCCTGGGTTGATCATTGCTGGGGGGGACTGtgtgtctggcctggttggCAGTTTGGGGGActtgtgggtggagctgtcatgtcatgtgatgtccatgattaatatcaccatcatgcagaccatgaacacggtggcctcctagctctccatattagcttctttgtggtgttttttcttctctcgggttttgttttgttccgttttggtgttgaatgtggcgctaaacggctaacacgtcactgacgcggacggctgcgggtggcgcatcagtcccgactcatgtgcaatgcagactgaaacagctccgcttgggaaggacagttatcagaacgaaattcgagtaggacagttctgataactgcgttcttagaactactctgtccgaaagcgtatatctctacggaccaatcagagcttgcatgtggcagtgtttaaatgggtcctgaaggaaactcttgcaaaataaaagttccgcgttcagaaaacttccgtaccgtgtgtattctgcgtggaaatgcgcgtaccgaaccgtgacccccataccgtgacggttcggtacgaatacatataccgtgccggccctagcatcaaggggagctttacattcataaagcttcccttggcatagcaaatgtgtttagcataaagggta
This window contains:
- the wdr46 gene encoding WD repeat-containing protein 46 encodes the protein MASPDGVTVSDSHVGKKKKLPARYWQESPQESKAENKNGKEGEPTEQAVQQEEQKAQKIKKRKQRDGQVDGKKFISGKSDPFPGPAPIPEDRLQKFKRKDKIQKPSRHYYKLKDMIARSEEASEMAQKQAARFDLLLPEDAGFLEGDEDEDTCIISQEDISDAVDISSGAKYFNFKLSQFGPYRVDYSKTGRHLLLGGRRGHVACIDWQSKQLMCEINVMESINDVKWLHSESMYAVAQKKWLYIYDSNGIELHCIRKFNDVLRMQFLPYHFLLATASATGFLQYLDVAVGKEIAAICTKTGRLDVMCQNPYNAIIHLGHPNGTVTLWSPNQKEALVKMLCHQGGVRSVSVDKTGTYMVTSGMDKKLKVYDIRAFKPLKSYFLPAGASCLSLSQRGLLSAATGDIVQVYRDVWSTAVTKPYMAHRVRGTVWDLRFCPFEDVLGVGHGEGFTSMLVPGAGEPNFDGLDANPYRSAKQRQEWEVKALLDKIQPELISLDPTELGQVDNAAFEQRHQDRVQALGFDPLAKEKFVPKFKKKGRSSTGGVERRKKQVAHADQRDVIKKTVEDKVKMEEEEKKMEKKKAMLSSQKSALDRFKK